The following are from one region of the Sandaracinus amylolyticus genome:
- a CDS encoding serine/threonine-protein kinase yields MMSIDDLAASLPPRFRSPTLVGAGTHGAVFHAIDDQHALPVAIKCLAAPDLEDLPAFKREFRALVHVSDPHLVQLYELHGEGSQVFFTMEYVEGSTLAESAAHDRRAVFRQIANGLRTLHDAGLTHCDLKPSNVLIARDGRAMLTDYGCVSHYGAPEDGAAGLGSPHYMAPEQWFESSTAPAVDWYALGVMLFEALTGALPFDGDMGTVLLAKRRASPDALRARLRDKGDDALASLCVELLSSDPHARPGADAVLAALDAAPSRARLSSIPIANAPIGREAPLAALRAWLDAPAPGVAALLGPGGIGKSSVLSAFVRELGPRARVLRGRCYPADRSPLRGLDEIASALGEGLRDHEVPELDVQQATALARAFPSLAERHGVEASTAITMTEDASRRALASALTRWIAALAGDRPALVVVDDLQWADETSVEVLELLARGAPPIAVLVGSRSADVAGLVPDLALELQPLDLAESARLAVRLAPELGDRAERIATLAAGNPFLVEALASYALRGGALEATADPLGDVIAAWDPAVSSPSRTDHRDAFAKRLVTVLAIADAPLRSSVAVAASGGRDRDYLPALTRLRARRLLTSRLVRGDDLVELYHRRWAEAVQASLDDDDRRATHRALADAIATHTPGDIGRAADHSRSAGDLELALTRDLDAARLAHERGLPHLEAMRLELAHDSPVADERVRAGVRMRLGDALAQVGRGAEAAKWYRLAAEHARSLEEGVLAERLAAEQLLFSGHHDEGIAVLRRVLDRIDLDLPSSPPEAIARVQSWYSLAANHHLVAPSEGAPITASADDLARIDALHAATLGLSMSDPLATGVAQTFHVDLARAAGEPFRLLRAVTIHLVQTAGTLIDLARTETLTRTARTLTERVGTPEARAILAVAEAGAAWMEARLDDALAASQRARTELASIRGLQWQVDTAVIVQLEALCARGDIAEASALLDAAMRDAESRDDRYLRAHLGVRVAPWVRLWRGRPDQARAEADAGIAAFRVGGFQLLHLMHAVHLARCDLYEGGASAALVRLDDAWATMGRFGMHAIQHYVGVLADVAVVAAEHAAPERVDEWRARCGLIGDASWSRRMIEAPREGALQSLAERGWAEPEHAIRLWRS; encoded by the coding sequence ATGATGTCGATCGATGATCTCGCGGCTTCGCTGCCTCCACGGTTTCGATCTCCGACGCTCGTCGGCGCCGGCACGCACGGCGCGGTGTTCCACGCGATCGACGATCAGCACGCGCTGCCCGTCGCGATCAAGTGCCTCGCCGCGCCCGATCTCGAGGATCTCCCGGCGTTCAAGCGCGAATTCCGCGCGCTCGTGCACGTCAGTGATCCTCACCTCGTTCAGCTCTACGAGCTCCACGGCGAGGGCTCGCAGGTCTTCTTCACGATGGAGTACGTCGAGGGCAGCACGCTCGCGGAGAGCGCTGCCCACGACCGACGTGCGGTGTTCCGCCAGATCGCCAATGGCCTCCGGACTCTGCACGACGCCGGACTGACACACTGCGATCTCAAACCGTCCAACGTGCTGATCGCGCGCGACGGACGCGCGATGTTGACCGACTACGGCTGTGTCTCGCACTACGGCGCTCCCGAGGACGGCGCAGCCGGCCTGGGCTCTCCGCACTACATGGCGCCCGAGCAGTGGTTCGAGTCGAGCACTGCGCCCGCGGTCGACTGGTATGCGCTCGGCGTGATGCTCTTCGAGGCGCTCACCGGCGCGCTCCCGTTCGATGGGGACATGGGCACCGTGCTGCTCGCCAAGCGCCGCGCCTCGCCCGATGCGCTGCGCGCCCGACTGCGAGACAAGGGCGACGACGCGCTCGCATCGCTCTGCGTCGAGCTCCTCTCGAGCGATCCCCATGCGCGTCCCGGCGCGGACGCGGTGCTCGCCGCGCTCGACGCCGCTCCGTCGCGCGCTCGTCTGTCGAGCATCCCGATCGCGAACGCGCCGATCGGACGCGAGGCTCCGCTCGCTGCGCTGCGCGCGTGGCTCGACGCGCCCGCACCGGGCGTCGCCGCGCTGCTCGGCCCGGGTGGGATCGGCAAGAGCTCGGTGCTGAGCGCGTTCGTGCGCGAGCTGGGCCCCCGCGCGCGCGTGCTGCGTGGTCGCTGCTATCCCGCCGATCGATCACCGCTGCGCGGCCTCGACGAGATCGCGTCGGCGCTCGGCGAGGGGCTGCGCGATCACGAGGTGCCCGAGCTCGACGTCCAGCAAGCGACCGCGCTCGCGCGCGCGTTCCCTTCGCTCGCGGAGCGTCACGGCGTCGAGGCCTCCACCGCGATCACGATGACCGAGGACGCATCGCGCCGCGCCCTCGCGAGCGCGCTCACGCGCTGGATCGCCGCGCTCGCCGGCGATCGCCCCGCGCTCGTCGTCGTCGACGATCTGCAGTGGGCGGACGAGACGAGCGTCGAGGTGCTCGAGCTCCTCGCGCGGGGCGCGCCGCCGATCGCGGTGCTCGTCGGATCGCGCAGCGCGGACGTCGCGGGGCTCGTGCCGGATCTGGCGCTCGAGCTCCAGCCGCTCGATCTCGCGGAGAGCGCGCGCCTCGCCGTGCGGCTCGCGCCAGAGCTCGGCGACCGTGCCGAGCGCATCGCGACGCTCGCGGCGGGCAATCCCTTTCTCGTCGAGGCGCTCGCGTCGTACGCGCTGCGCGGCGGCGCGCTCGAGGCGACCGCCGATCCGCTCGGCGACGTGATCGCCGCGTGGGATCCCGCGGTGTCGTCTCCGTCGCGGACCGACCACCGCGACGCCTTCGCGAAGCGCCTCGTCACCGTGCTCGCGATCGCCGACGCGCCGCTGCGATCGAGCGTCGCAGTCGCGGCGAGCGGCGGGCGTGATCGCGACTACCTGCCCGCGCTCACGCGCTTGCGAGCGCGGCGACTGCTCACCTCGCGCCTCGTGCGCGGCGACGATCTCGTCGAGCTCTATCACCGGCGCTGGGCCGAGGCGGTGCAGGCGTCGCTCGACGACGACGATCGCCGCGCCACGCACCGCGCGCTCGCCGACGCGATCGCGACGCACACGCCGGGCGACATCGGACGCGCCGCGGATCACTCGCGCTCGGCGGGCGATCTCGAGCTCGCGCTCACTCGCGATCTCGACGCGGCGCGCCTCGCGCACGAGCGCGGGCTGCCGCACCTCGAGGCGATGCGGCTCGAGCTCGCGCACGACTCGCCGGTCGCCGACGAGCGCGTGCGCGCGGGTGTGCGCATGCGGCTCGGTGATGCGCTCGCGCAGGTCGGTCGCGGCGCCGAGGCGGCGAAGTGGTACCGCCTCGCCGCGGAGCACGCGCGCTCGCTCGAGGAGGGCGTGCTCGCGGAGCGCCTCGCGGCCGAGCAGCTCCTCTTCAGCGGTCATCACGACGAGGGAATCGCGGTGCTGCGGCGCGTCCTCGATCGCATCGACCTGGACCTGCCGAGCTCTCCTCCCGAGGCCATCGCGCGCGTCCAGTCGTGGTACTCGCTCGCCGCGAACCATCACCTCGTCGCGCCATCCGAGGGCGCACCGATCACCGCGAGCGCCGACGACCTCGCGCGCATCGACGCGCTGCACGCCGCCACGCTCGGCCTCTCGATGTCGGACCCGCTCGCGACCGGTGTCGCGCAGACGTTCCACGTCGATCTCGCGCGCGCCGCCGGCGAGCCGTTCCGTCTCCTGCGCGCGGTGACGATCCACCTCGTGCAGACGGCGGGCACGCTGATCGATCTCGCGCGCACCGAGACGCTGACGCGGACCGCGCGCACCCTCACCGAGCGTGTGGGCACGCCCGAGGCGCGCGCGATCCTCGCGGTCGCCGAGGCCGGCGCCGCATGGATGGAGGCACGGCTCGACGACGCGCTCGCCGCGTCCCAGCGCGCGCGCACCGAGCTGGCGTCGATCCGCGGGCTGCAGTGGCAGGTGGACACCGCGGTGATCGTGCAGCTCGAGGCCCTCTGCGCGCGCGGTGACATCGCGGAGGCGAGCGCGCTCCTCGACGCGGCGATGCGCGACGCCGAGTCGCGCGACGATCGATATCTGCGCGCGCACCTCGGCGTGCGCGTCGCGCCGTGGGTGCGGCTATGGCGTGGGAGGCCCGACCAGGCGCGCGCCGAGGCCGACGCCGGCATCGCGGCGTTCCGCGTGGGCGGCTTCCAGCTCCTGCACCTGATGCACGCGGTCCACCTCGCGCGCTGCGATCTCTACGAGGGCGGCGCGAGCGCGGCGCTGGTGCGGCTCGACGACGCGTGGGCGACGATGGGCCGCTTCGGCATGCACGCGATCCAGCACTACGTCGGCGTGCTCGCCGACGTCGCGGTGGTCGCCGCCGAGCACGCCGCGCCGGAGCGGGTCGACGAGTGGCGCGCCCGCTGCGGCCTGATCGGCGATGCGTCGTGGTCGCGCCGGATGATCGAGGCCCCGCGCGAGGGAGCGCTGCAGTCGCTCGCCGAGCGCGGATGGGCCGAGCCCGAGCACGCCATTCGACTCTGGCGCTCCTGA